Part of the Silvimonas iriomotensis genome, CTGATCGGCTGCGCCATCAAGCCAGTCCACCGCGATCTGGTCGTCATCTGGTGTAGTCCAGGTTTCACGCCGGAATTGCGGCCCGGAATTGCCCAGCGCCAGCGCGGGATACAAAGTTTGCAGGTGACCACCCGGCAGCCAGGACGGCGCGCGGTATTCGGTGAATTCTGGAATGGAAAGACGACGAGACATGGACGAAGGCTAGGACAAGGCAGGGACAGGTTCAAGGCCAGGCCCGCGCCGCGCGCCAGCAGGCGGCGATGCGGGCCCGGATCGGGGCATCAGATGGCGATGCCTTTGTCGTCGAACATGCCTTCAAACAGGATAGAGCTGAGGTAACGCTCGCCCGAATCCGGCAGGATCACGACGATGGTCTTGCCGGCGTTTTCCGGCAGTCTGGCCAGGCGCACCGCCACGGCCACGGCGGCACCGGAAGAAATCCCCGACAGCAGACCTTCTTCACGCGCCAGACGACGCGCGTATTCAACGGCGTCTTCGTTGGTGACTTGCTGCACATCGTCAATCAGCGACATATCCAGCACGTCCGGCACAAAGCCGGCGCCAATGCCCTGGATTTTGTGCGGACCCGGCTGCAGCGGCTGGCCAGCACGCTTTTGCGTCAGTACCGGGCTGCTGGTCGGCTCGACCGCAACCGAATGGAGCGCCTGACCGCGTTCGGTCTCGAAATAGCGCGACACCCCGGTGATGGTGCCGCCGGTGCCCACGCCAGAGACCAGAATATCAACCTTGCCATCCGTGGCATTCCAGATTTCCGGGCCGGTGGTGGCGACGTGCACGGCCGGGTTGGCCGGGTTCTTGAACTGCTGCAGCAGCACGTATTTGCCCGGATCAGAGGCGACGATCTCTTCTGCCTTGGCAATGGCGCCATTCATGCCCTTGGCGCCTTCAGTCAGCACCAGTTTTGCACCGAACGCGGCCAGCAGCTTGCGGCGCTCCAGGCTCATGGTTTCCGGCATGGTCAAGGTCAGCGGAATCCCTTTGGCGGCAGCGACAAACGCCAGCGCAATGCCGGTGTTACCGCTGGTGGGCTCGACCAGTTCTTTGCCCGCGCCCAGCACGCCGCGCTGTTCGGCATCGGCAATCATCGCCGCGCCAATACGGCATTTGACCGAATACGCCGGGTTGCGCCCCTCAACCTTGGCCAGGATCGTGGCCGGGGCCCCGTCGGTAATGCGGTTGAGTTTAACCAGCGGCGTATTGCCGATGGCTTGCGCGTTGTTCTCGAACCATTGAGCCATGCAAGTCTCCGTTAAAAACCAGGGTAACAAAAACAGTCAGCGCCCCGGCCACGCGGCCAGGGCGCACACATCAGGGGTTACGGCGCTGCGCCGCCAGTTGCAGCGCGACGTCGGTCAGTACTTTGTACGTTTCACCCGTCGCCGGGTCGAGCGCAGCGGTGGCGGCGATTTCCTGCGCGATGATGCCCAGATCATTGCGCGCGGCCGGGCCGGTCAGCGCCTGTACCGGGCCGACGCGGTCCAGGTTCGCCAGTGTGCCATCAATCAGCGGCTTGAGCGCGGACCACGCGGTATCTCGCGGCACGCCGGCACCGGCCATGCTGCGCAAGGCGGTTTCCATGAGTGCCACCAGATGATTGCAGGCCAGCACGGCGCCAGCGTGATACAGCAACTTGCCTTCAGCCGGAATGGTAAAACGCTGCGCGCCAATGGCATCGAACAGCGGCAACAGGATATCCAGCGCCGCTGCATCGCCTTCGGCCGCGCACCATGTGCCGGCAAACCGCTGAATGGCGCTGGCCGGATCCGCAAATGAAAACAGCGGGTGCACGCTGGCCACGGTCGCGCCGGCCGCATGCAAGGGCGCCAGCACATCGCTGGATAACGCACCGCTGCAATGAAACACCACCGCGCCCGGCCGGATATGTGGCAGCAGGCGCCCGGCCGCGCTGGCAATGGCGTCGTCAGGCGTGGCGATCAAGGTGATTGCCGCCGGGGTCAGATCGCCCCAGGTGGCAACGCGGCCCGCCCCGATAAAACCGGCAGCAGCGCCAGCATGGGCGGTATCTCTGGCCAGCAGGTCAGCCACGCGCACGCTGGCGCGTTCATGCCAGAGCCGGGCCAGCGTTTGCCCCAGTCTGCCAGGGCCGATCACGTTCAATTGAGGAAGCAACATGACAGCAATTGGTAAAAAAAATGACACTGGCCGGATGTTACGCTGCTGTCCGCGCCAGGCAAACCGCCCATGAGTGCTATAACAGCACCAGTCCGTGGGGCCTGCCCCCGCCAGCCATCCCGCCAATCAGCCAAGAAGATGCGCAAATGACCCAGCCCGTAGACCCACAATCGATTGATGCCAGTGACTTGCCGACCGACCCCACCCGCCGCCGCGTGCTTGAAGGCCTTGCCGCCGTCAGCGTCGCCGGCGTACTGCCGCTGGTGGCCGAAGAAGCCGATGCCGCCAAAGCCAGACCGCAGCACGCCAGCGGCCCGCTGGACGCACGCCTGAACGCGCACGTGAAAAACATTGTGGTGATCTATCTGGAAAACCGCAGCTTCAACAATCTGTATGCCGACTTCCCCGGCGTGCAAGAACCGCTCTCGTCGCTCACCGCTGCGCAGTACACCCAGACTGACCGTAACGGCCAGCCGCTGCCCACCCTGCCGAAAATCTGGGGCGGCCTGGTGCAGCGTGGCCAGACCGTGGGCGGCAAGTATTACCTGATCAAGGAAGAGCAGATCGACAAGCTGCCCAACGCGCCCTTCCCGCTCAAGGACGCCGAAGGCCAGGCGCTGCCTGAGGCCGTGATCACGCGCGACCTGTGGCACCTGTTCTATCAGAACCAGATGCAGATCAATGGCGGCAAGAACGACCAGTTTGCCGCCTGGGCAGACTCCGGTGGCCTGGTGATGGGTTATTACGATCAGACCGCCAAAAACCTCAACATGTACCAGATCGCCCGCCAGTTCACCCTGTGCGACCGCTTCTTCATGGCGGCCTTTGGCGGCTCTTACATGAACCACCAGTTTCTGGTTGCCGCGCGCCCCAACGTTTACCCGGACGTGGCCAACAGCGTCGCCGCAAAGAAAATCGCCAAGGTCGATGGCGGCCCGCAAGGCACGCGCCTGACCCTGCACGCCGAAAACCCGGCCAGCGCCCTGGATGGCAAACCCAAGTTCGCCAACGATGGCGCCATGACGCCAGACGGTTACGCCGTAAACACCATGGCCCCGCCGTACCAGCCCAGCTTTATCAAACCCGCCGCCGATGGCGACAAAACCC contains:
- a CDS encoding Rossmann-like and DUF2520 domain-containing protein; amino-acid sequence: MLLPQLNVIGPGRLGQTLARLWHERASVRVADLLARDTAHAGAAAGFIGAGRVATWGDLTPAAITLIATPDDAIASAAGRLLPHIRPGAVVFHCSGALSSDVLAPLHAAGATVASVHPLFSFADPASAIQRFAGTWCAAEGDAAALDILLPLFDAIGAQRFTIPAEGKLLYHAGAVLACNHLVALMETALRSMAGAGVPRDTAWSALKPLIDGTLANLDRVGPVQALTGPAARNDLGIIAQEIAATAALDPATGETYKVLTDVALQLAAQRRNP
- a CDS encoding acid phosphatase; translated protein: MTQPVDPQSIDASDLPTDPTRRRVLEGLAAVSVAGVLPLVAEEADAAKARPQHASGPLDARLNAHVKNIVVIYLENRSFNNLYADFPGVQEPLSSLTAAQYTQTDRNGQPLPTLPKIWGGLVQRGQTVGGKYYLIKEEQIDKLPNAPFPLKDAEGQALPEAVITRDLWHLFYQNQMQINGGKNDQFAAWADSGGLVMGYYDQTAKNLNMYQIARQFTLCDRFFMAAFGGSYMNHQFLVAARPNVYPDVANSVAAKKIAKVDGGPQGTRLTLHAENPASALDGKPKFANDGAMTPDGYAVNTMAPPYQPSFIKPAADGDKTLADPNDPATLPPQSYDTIGDLLSRKGVSWAWYAGGWQAALDGKGGPDQPNFQFHHQPLNYFKQFGPGTAARAEHLRDGGMGDSPMSNRFLADAVAGKLPAVTFYKPQGNLNMHAGYSDVESGDRHVANILMHLMSSPQWKNMVVVITHDENGGWWDHVAPPQGDRWGPGSRIPALVVSPFAKRGHVDHTFYDTTSILRFISRVHGLPRLEGIAERDAAFKARGAQPPGDLTGALQV
- the cysK gene encoding cysteine synthase A translates to MAQWFENNAQAIGNTPLVKLNRITDGAPATILAKVEGRNPAYSVKCRIGAAMIADAEQRGVLGAGKELVEPTSGNTGIALAFVAAAKGIPLTLTMPETMSLERRKLLAAFGAKLVLTEGAKGMNGAIAKAEEIVASDPGKYVLLQQFKNPANPAVHVATTGPEIWNATDGKVDILVSGVGTGGTITGVSRYFETERGQALHSVAVEPTSSPVLTQKRAGQPLQPGPHKIQGIGAGFVPDVLDMSLIDDVQQVTNEDAVEYARRLAREEGLLSGISSGAAVAVAVRLARLPENAGKTIVVILPDSGERYLSSILFEGMFDDKGIAI